One genomic segment of Scyliorhinus canicula chromosome 10, sScyCan1.1, whole genome shotgun sequence includes these proteins:
- the LOC119972910 gene encoding LOW QUALITY PROTEIN: SCAN domain-containing protein 3-like (The sequence of the model RefSeq protein was modified relative to this genomic sequence to represent the inferred CDS: inserted 1 base in 1 codon) — protein sequence MYGSDILGHSEIRNVFEEHPRMTVTNPMHKMSSASKKKVRQYSEEYLKLGFIPAVHDERSPFCLLCQQCLTNESMKQDRLEAHLKAKHSAYVNSDLNYFKTLKDKFEKRSTIKSLFTAQTVTVSRTLEASYEISLLIAKSGKNHTIGEDLIRPSISAFLKTVLEKDDKDVKAMPLSNNTVRRRIDEMSEDIETQLVEKLKSRKFSVQMDESTVRDSEALLLTYVRYIDKGEFAEEMLXCKSLETTTTAIDIYNKLKHYLDVNNIPMENITSCAADGAPVMMGKKNGCLKLMKDENPEMLLVHCVIHRENLVSKNISPVLNEVLKSVIKSINAIKANAKCERLFKQFCEDNNADHVRLLLHTEVRWLSKGNCLKRFMELFDELSDFLSDKPEMKHLLTVDGKAFVSYLADIFEKLNVLNKQLQGTNKTLVDAKAKIFGFISIIELCQKHISDKSFDQFHWLKKCEPTDAAVLVIVDHLKILASDLKERFSDLKQIDFPTWVMQPVLVDLSDVSMQYQEELSEIQNDESVKTLFNIKGAMAWLCDETETKYPNSTSRHEAQGSH from the exons ATGTATGGCAgcgacatcctggggcactcggagatccGCAATGtcttcgaggagcaccccaggatgacag TCACAAACCCTATGCATAAAATGAGTAGTGCAAGCAAGAAGAAAGTTCGTCAGTATTCAGAGGAATATTTAAAACTTGGTTTCATACCCGCTGTCCATGATGAACGGTCACCTTTCTGCCTCTTATGCCAACAATGCTTGACCAACGAATCAATGAAACAAGATCGTCTTGAGGCGCATTTGAAGGCGAAACATAGTGCGTATGTCAATTCAGATTTGAATTACTTCAAAACTTTAAAGGATAAGTTTGAAAAAAGATCAACAATAAAGTCTCTGTTCACTGCACAAACTGTTACTGTCAGTCGTACTCTTGAGGCTAGTTATGAAATTTCTTTACTCATTGCTAAATCTGGAAAAAATCATACTATAGGGGAGGATTTAATTAGACCATCAATATCAGCATTTCTTAAAACAGTTCTGGAAAAAGATGACAAAGATGTTAAAGCCATGCCACTCAGTAACAACACTGTTAGGAGAAGAATAGATGAAATGAGTGAAGATATTGAAACACAACTTGTTGAAAAGCTGAAATCAAGAAAATTCTCAGTACAAATGGATGAATCaactgtgagagacagtgaggccTTATTGCTAACCTATGTAAGATATATTGATAAAGGTGAATTTGCTGAAGAAATGT TCTGCAAATCGTTAGAGACCACCACTACCGCCATTGATATATATAATAAACTAAAACACTACTTAGATGTCAATAATATACCAATGGAAAACATAACATCTTGTGCAGCTGATGGTGCTCCTGTTATGATGGGCAAGAAAAATGGCTGCTTAAAATTGATGAAAGATGAGAATCCAGAAATGCTTCTTGTGCACTGTGTTATTCATAGAGAGAACTTAGTGTCGAAAAATATTTCTCCTGTACTTAATGAGGTACTGAAATCAGTTATAAAATCTATCAATGCTATCAAAGCTAATGCCAAATGTGAGCGTCTTTTCAAGCAATTTTGTGAAGATAACAATGCAGACCATGTGAGACTTTTACTTCACACTGAGGTACGGTGGCTTTCGAAGGGGAATTGTTTGAAAAGATTCATGGAACTATTTGATGAGCTTAGTGACTTTTTAAGTGACAAGCCTGAAATGAAGCACCTGCTAACCGTTGATGGAAAAGCGTTTGTGAGTTATTTAGCAGATATTTTTGAAAAACTGAATGTGTTGAATAAACAACTTCAAGGAACAAATAAAACTCTTGTTGATGCAAAGGCGAAGATATTTGGCTTTATTTCAATTATCGAGTTATGCCAAAAACATATTTCTGACAAAAGTTTTGACCAGTTTCATTGGCTAAAGAAATGTGAGCCGACTGATGCTGCTGTACTTGTCATTGTGGATCATCTGAAAATATTGGCCTCTGATTTGAAAGAAAGATTTTCTGATTTAAAACAGATTGATTTTCCAACATGGGTGATGCAGCCAGTGCTAGTGGATCTATCTGATGTTTCAATGCAGTACCAAGAAGAACTCTCGGAAATACAAAATGATGAGTCAGTTAAAACTTTATTCAACATAAAAGGAGCAATGGCATGGCTTTGTGATGAGACAGAAACTAAATACCCAAATTCAACCAG CAGGCATGAAGCACAAGGGTCTCACTAA